A part of Paenibacillus sp. sptzw28 genomic DNA contains:
- a CDS encoding FMN-binding glutamate synthase family protein has translation MNLFEHVLIITAIVLLLLVVIVPTVFLIYIYRFDSKQEQHSILRNYPILGKVRYFFEMIGPEMRQYLFDGDRDGKPFSRTDFLNIVLPAKYLKNIISYGSKRDFEEPGYFIKNAMFPKQRGDMLVDNSLNVATKKYLLEEENLFSRKEKFMDDSIKPWLLDDRDAIVIGPDCRIPFAVKGQIGMSAMSYGALGENAITALSQGLGMAGGTWMNTGEGGLSPFHLKGGVDIIMQIGPGLFGVRTKDGQFSWEELRKKSEIPQIRAFELKLAQGAKARGGHLDGSKVSEEIALIRGVEPFKTIDSPNRFDQFSDAYGMIDFIERMREVTGKPVGVKIVVGGEDSVDELAEAMKRTGKGPDFITVDGGEGGTGATYQELADSVGLPVKSALMILNQTLIKYGVRQRVKIIASGKLFTPDRVAVALAMGADLVNIARGFMIAIGCIGAQRCHTNHCPVGVATTDPKFQKALVVEEKHYRVLNYVTIMREGLFTLAAAAGIDSPARFDTQHVVYKDREGRVRSLKEIYRNMFSERTDAIPFPDLSEAN, from the coding sequence ATGAACCTTTTTGAGCATGTGCTGATTATAACGGCAATCGTGTTACTGCTTCTTGTTGTGATCGTTCCGACCGTATTCCTTATCTATATTTATCGCTTCGACTCGAAGCAAGAGCAGCATTCCATTTTGCGAAATTACCCGATTCTCGGCAAAGTCCGCTATTTCTTCGAAATGATAGGACCGGAAATGCGACAATACTTGTTTGACGGTGATCGTGACGGGAAGCCCTTTTCGCGTACGGACTTTTTAAACATCGTGCTCCCCGCAAAATATTTAAAGAACATCATATCGTACGGTTCCAAACGCGACTTCGAGGAGCCGGGTTATTTCATTAAAAATGCAATGTTTCCGAAACAACGCGGAGATATGTTGGTGGATAACAGTTTGAATGTAGCCACCAAAAAATATTTGCTCGAGGAAGAAAATCTGTTTTCGCGCAAGGAAAAATTCATGGACGACAGTATCAAGCCCTGGCTGCTCGATGACAGGGATGCGATCGTGATCGGACCGGACTGCAGAATTCCCTTCGCCGTCAAGGGACAGATCGGCATGTCCGCAATGAGCTACGGCGCACTCGGCGAGAATGCGATCACCGCTTTGTCCCAAGGTCTCGGGATGGCCGGGGGGACGTGGATGAACACAGGGGAAGGCGGCTTGTCTCCGTTCCATCTCAAAGGCGGGGTGGATATCATTATGCAGATCGGCCCCGGGCTGTTCGGCGTCCGGACAAAGGATGGCCAATTTTCCTGGGAAGAGCTGAGAAAGAAAAGCGAAATCCCCCAGATCCGCGCGTTTGAATTAAAGCTCGCTCAAGGAGCCAAAGCGCGGGGCGGGCATCTTGACGGCAGTAAGGTCAGTGAGGAAATTGCTCTCATCCGTGGCGTGGAGCCGTTTAAAACAATCGACAGTCCCAATCGTTTCGATCAGTTCTCCGATGCCTACGGGATGATCGATTTTATCGAAAGGATGCGCGAGGTAACCGGGAAGCCGGTTGGAGTGAAAATCGTCGTCGGCGGGGAAGATTCGGTCGATGAACTGGCAGAAGCGATGAAACGGACGGGGAAAGGACCGGACTTTATCACTGTCGACGGAGGCGAAGGCGGAACGGGTGCAACCTATCAGGAGCTTGCCGACAGCGTTGGATTACCGGTAAAGTCGGCTTTGATGATTTTGAATCAGACCTTGATTAAATACGGTGTCAGGCAGCGGGTGAAAATCATTGCTTCCGGGAAGCTGTTTACCCCGGACCGGGTTGCCGTGGCGCTTGCCATGGGGGCGGATCTCGTCAATATCGCCAGAGGTTTCATGATTGCGATAGGCTGCATCGGCGCTCAGCGCTGTCATACCAATCACTGTCCGGTAGGGGTGGCCACTACGGATCCGAAGTTCCAAAAAGCGCTGGTCGTTGAGGAGAAGCATTATCGTGTTCTGAACTACGTAACTATCATGCGCGAAGGCCTGTTTACGCTTGCGGCAGCCGCGGGTATCGATTCGCCTGCCCGCTTCGATACGCAGCATGTCGTGTATAAGGATAGAGAAGGCCGTGTACGCTCGCTTAAGGAAATTTACCGGAATATGTTTTCGGAACGAACGGATGCCATTCCGTTTCCCGACCTGTCGGAAGCCAACTGA
- the asd gene encoding aspartate-semialdehyde dehydrogenase, producing the protein MTGKLKVGIVGGTGMVGQRFVQLLDQHPWFEVTGIAASSGSAGKTYEEAVQSRWKLAGPIPEAVKNIIVQDASKVEEVAAQVDFVFCAVDMKKNEIQALEEAYAKTGTPVVSNNSAHRWTPDVPMVIPEINPGHLEVIAAQRKRLGTSSGFIAVKPNCSIQSYVPALHALADYKPRTVVASTYQAISGAGKNFTDWPDMLDNVIPYIGGEEEKSEQEPLRIWGSIVGGEIIKASSPLITTQCIRVPVTDGHLATVFVSFENKPSKEEILGRWLQFKGRPQELGLPSAPKQFITYFEEENRPQTKLDREIERGMGVSVGRLREDSLYDYKFVGLSHNTLRGAAGGAVLIAELLKAEGYIQAK; encoded by the coding sequence ATGACAGGGAAATTGAAAGTTGGTATTGTCGGAGGAACAGGAATGGTTGGTCAGCGGTTTGTTCAGCTGCTGGATCAGCATCCCTGGTTTGAAGTAACGGGAATTGCCGCTAGCAGCGGTTCGGCGGGCAAAACTTATGAAGAAGCCGTGCAAAGCAGATGGAAGCTGGCCGGGCCCATTCCGGAAGCGGTAAAAAATATCATCGTTCAGGATGCTTCGAAAGTGGAAGAGGTCGCCGCGCAGGTTGATTTCGTTTTCTGCGCAGTGGATATGAAGAAGAACGAAATTCAAGCGTTGGAAGAGGCATACGCCAAAACGGGCACACCCGTCGTTTCCAACAATTCGGCTCACCGCTGGACGCCTGACGTCCCTATGGTCATTCCGGAAATTAATCCGGGGCATCTTGAAGTGATCGCCGCGCAGAGAAAACGGCTCGGTACGTCGAGCGGATTCATTGCCGTTAAGCCCAACTGCTCCATTCAGAGCTATGTGCCGGCACTTCACGCACTGGCGGATTACAAACCGAGGACAGTGGTTGCATCGACGTATCAGGCGATTTCCGGAGCCGGCAAGAACTTTACCGATTGGCCTGATATGTTGGATAATGTAATCCCTTATATTGGCGGCGAGGAAGAGAAAAGCGAGCAGGAGCCGCTGCGCATATGGGGCAGCATTGTGGGCGGTGAAATTATAAAAGCAAGCTCACCTTTAATAACAACGCAGTGTATTCGCGTTCCAGTAACGGATGGGCATTTGGCCACGGTATTTGTATCATTCGAGAATAAACCGTCGAAGGAAGAGATTCTCGGCCGCTGGCTGCAGTTTAAAGGACGACCGCAGGAGCTTGGGCTGCCAAGCGCGCCAAAGCAGTTCATAACGTATTTTGAAGAAGAGAACAGACCACAGACTAAACTTGACCGTGAGATCGAGCGCGGCATGGGAGTTTCGGTCGGCAGATTGCGCGAGGATTCACTATACGATTATAAATTTGTTGGACTATCGCATAATACATTGCGCGGAGCGGCAGGCGGTGCTGTTCTGATTGCCGAGCTGCTTAAAGCGGAAGGCTATATTCAGGCAAAGTAA
- a CDS encoding YafY family protein, producing MSKSKRLLELMMTVNRKRKFTVKELALEFGVSTRTMLRDLQELSELGVPLYSEVGPHGGYQVLRERILPPIAFSEEEAVAMFFAVYALRHYSSLPFESESASALDKFYLHMSGDVRDRIDQMKNRVDFVTPTRQQESPFLSILLEAAIHQKVLLIEHESRGDTAGRKIQPIGIYANNGLWFCPAYCFLRKDFRVFRCDRIHSAEYDADTEPIDLRHVHLGNKESVFQKEKESVQLYVELSRSGVQMYEAVLWLSSHLHIREDGTGWLEGPIPQSDLAFYARFFIGLGNEATVKHPPELVGYMKRLFAEIMSKYE from the coding sequence TTTGGCGTGTCCACGAGAACGATGTTAAGAGATCTGCAGGAGTTAAGCGAGCTTGGGGTTCCGCTCTATTCGGAGGTAGGTCCGCACGGCGGCTATCAGGTATTAAGAGAAAGAATATTGCCGCCTATCGCATTTTCGGAGGAAGAGGCTGTCGCCATGTTTTTCGCGGTATATGCGCTCCGTCATTATTCTTCTCTGCCATTTGAATCAGAATCTGCTTCCGCATTGGACAAATTTTATTTGCACATGTCCGGGGACGTTCGCGACCGTATTGATCAAATGAAAAATCGGGTGGACTTCGTGACGCCGACGAGGCAGCAGGAATCCCCTTTTTTATCGATCCTGCTCGAAGCAGCCATTCATCAAAAGGTGCTGCTTATCGAGCACGAGTCGCGGGGAGATACAGCGGGACGAAAAATACAACCGATCGGAATTTATGCAAATAACGGCTTATGGTTTTGTCCGGCTTATTGCTTTCTGCGTAAAGATTTTCGCGTATTCCGCTGCGATCGGATTCATTCGGCGGAATACGATGCTGACACGGAGCCTATAGATCTGCGGCATGTTCATCTTGGAAATAAGGAATCGGTTTTCCAAAAGGAGAAGGAGTCGGTTCAGCTTTATGTGGAACTTAGCCGGAGTGGCGTGCAAATGTACGAGGCTGTATTATGGCTGAGCTCCCATTTGCATATCCGGGAAGATGGTACCGGTTGGTTGGAAGGTCCGATTCCTCAGAGCGATCTCGCCTTTTATGCGAGATTTTTCATCGGACTCGGCAATGAGGCAACAGTCAAGCATCCTCCGGAGCTGGTAGGTTATATGAAGCGGCTGTTCGCGGAAATCATGTCTAAATATGAATAG